Within Sardina pilchardus chromosome 21, fSarPil1.1, whole genome shotgun sequence, the genomic segment GAACACTGTGTCTTTAAACAAACTATGGACAGGATGCTCATGCTAAACACTGAATAATGAGCcttcccttccccccccccccccccccctttagatCCCAGACAGTTTTACGTAACAGAGGAACCCGGAGTATGTGGATGACTGTTGCATTGTTTTCCCCCTTACCACCAAGTAGTTATTTGTCATCACGTGTGAAGAACACTCAGTAGCTGTCCTTGTATTTATTATCACCAACAGCAGATGCTGTGTCCTATTTTTCACTCTCTCAAATCTGTTCACCTCCGCACCTGCAATGTTCACACTGATACGCTTGTCGTTtaatatcaacaacaacaaaaccccATTGAGTAGTGGGGCTATTAAATCTTTCAGAACACTGTACATGGATAGTTTCATCAAGTCATGCTTTGATGTCTCTAGCCTAGTTGAGATTCTTTATCAGCATGGAGATCCTTAATGTGTCAAACATGGCCTGCAGATGATATGTGGCTTTGACAGCCTGTGGTTGACTCTGATCAATGAGCAAGTTGGAGCAGTGCCTGACTTTAGTATTTCATCACCATTCAAGGAAGGATTCTATTAATGGTTTGAATTACTCAGCGACATTAGGCCTACAAATTAACCTGCGCTCTCCTTCCCTTGGCCCTGCCCTAAGGCAAAGGTCGACAGAGGAGGCGCATCGTCAGCAGTGCTGTTTTAGCCCCTCTTGCTCATGTTTACTAAGAATAACTCAAGATTCTGCAatcgtgtctgtttgtgtgcgatCATCAGTGTCACATGCACTTGTGCAAGTGAATCACAGCTAAAACCACAAGACAACTCGTAGGAACTGATTTCATCATAACGGTCACAGGTTTTGGCTATTCTCAGATCTCAATGAGCCCAATTTTATAGCAGTGTTTGCAATGAGAGGTGCCATTGTTAGCCTTCTGTTACATAATGCTCAATATTTGCCTTGTGACATAATGTAAACTAGCTAAAAAGGCACATCTTTCTTCATAAATTGGCAAATGGCTCTGCTGTGGTCTTGTTCTCTGTACCCTGTCTGTTGTAGCTGTGGGACATTCCAGGCAGTATTTCATCCCACTCTAAAACACGGGCTTTCAGAGGGCAAGCAAGTGCCCCCATGACTCCTCAAATAGGCCCTGACTCTGGGGCAGACGCAGACAAAAATGCTCCCTATTGTTTTGCACTCAGCAGCTTTGACGCACATCCTGTCGAAGGCATCCACAGACTAGGGTCTTTGTCTTTGTTGATTTCCCTGTGTGCTCTCAGAAACGCGCACTAAGACATAATCAAAGCACGGCAATGAAGGAAACAGAAACAAAGCATACCAGACACACAATGCACGGCAGGCACGATCACTGACACTTCACAGTATCTGCGTAGCTCATACTGTaaacagtacagtaggctagagaACACACGACAACAAAGATATAAAAAGATGAGAGCGGAATGCATAgattagaaaaaaaacatgtgacaGCTGAATGCATAGATAAAAAGCTTTATTGGTCTGTACATTCATCAGTTTGACGTAATCCAGTTAAATATGTCTAAATTCAAACATGACACAACCTCCACAACAGTGGAAACAAATTATACACCATTATATGACACAGGACTTCTGTACAACACCTTCATAAACCATACTCCATCATATTTTACAAAGTATAAAATGCTACATCAAGTTAAAATTCAATAGCCGTTTTAGCTTTCATAAGAAAAGTATAAATAGGGGGAGATCTGAAGGgttagtaaaaaaaatattttgaatgaACACTGTAATGTAGAAGCCATTTTTTACTGGGGACACCGTAGGCTGGTCTGATTCCAATTGCTCTTACTAATTAGACCACAGCATGGGGTCCTTTCATGACCCACCATTAAAGCGGGAGTCTTAATTAAAAGACATTTAAAAGAATGTCACACTTCCTTGTCAAAGGGTGAAGATGATGTAGTCCGGCCACCGTTTCCCGACAGAGCCCTCGCCGACATGATTTTCTTTGTGGCCCTGAGGTTAACCTCTTgtaaagggtgggggggggtggtggggggtggtggtgatcgGGACGTGTCGTGTCGCAGCAGCGAGCGAGGATGTCGACTTGTCGCACTCCAGTCCGCTTTGTCTCTATTGAACTTCAGGCTTGTTACGCTGCCAGTCACGTGGCCGCCTTCGCCGCTCACATCTCTGTCAAGGAGATAAAAGTTGTGACAGCTTAGCGGAGGAGAGCAGTTAGGATTTGCATGTGCATGGCAGGGCGCACAGATGTTGGGGGAGTTATGATTCACGAGCCGCACTTATCTGAACACCCACAGATAACACAAGCTGCTCAGTGGAaggccattttgaaaaaaaaaaacactgtctcTATTGGTATGCCGCACAGGAATGTGGCTTCAGCAACTTGAAAAGCCCACCAATGATGTTACCTTGCGGCTGATATCTACCCTGATGTGATTGGTTGAGGGTGGCCTAAACGGTGACAAGTTGTGATGATGACTGATTCCTCTACTCAGAGTTTCTCTACCGGCGACAAAACAAGTCCGGGGTTTTCTACATACCTGCAAGTTCACGGTCCAAGTTGTCGATGAAGCTCTGAAGGTCCCCTGTGTCCCCGAGTTTGGCtgcggagagggaggagagagaggaaagaatgtGAGCGCACGGCAACGCTCCCAGCTGCACAGAGTCAGCGCTCAGAGCACTGGCATTTCCTCTGGAACATACCGAGTCGCCCAGAAGAAACGCGATCTTCCACTTGAAATTACATAAGGGGATtgagtgaaggggggggggggggtggttgcaGGACGGGAGGGAAAGGGTAGAAACATCTACTCAAGTGTTATGGCTTTACTCCATCTGCCATAGCATGGATAGAAAGTTACCTAACCAATAGGACACAGAAAGTTATATTTAATGGAAGCCTCTCAAATGCACAACATATACATTGTGGGATTCCGCAAGGTTCTTCACTAGGACCATTGCTCTTCTCcatttttacaaatgatctccCACTTGTCTGTAAGAAagcctgtgtgtctatgtatgcagATGATTCAACTCTCTATATGTCTGCACAAACAGTTGAGGAAATCACCTCAGCCCTCAACAAAGAGTTGCAGGAGGTTTTCAAATGGGTCTCGGATAACAAACTTGTCCTGAACATATCTAAAACCAAGAGTATTGTATTTGGAACAAAACACTCATTAAGCTCTAAGCCCCAACTAAATTTAGTACTGAACAATGCTGCGGTTGAGCAAGTACAAGAAATAAAGCTCCTGGGGGTAAACTTAGACTGTAAACTGTCATGGTCAAGGCATACAGATTTACTGGCGCAAAAGATGGGGAGGAACATATCTGTAGTCAAAAGATGCTCTTCCTTTTTAACACCTCACCTGACCAAACAGGTCCTACAAACCCTGGTCCTATCACAGTTAGACTACTGTTCGGTGGTCTGGTCAGGTACCACAAAAAATAATCTAGGGAAGCTTCAGAGGGTACAAAATAGAGCAGCAAGGCTTGCCCTtaaatgcacacagagagccaaTGTAAAAAACATGCATGCCCAACTCTGCTGGCTGACAGTTGAGGCGAGGTTGAAAGCAACACTTCTGTCTTTTATAAAGAACATTAATACACTAAACAAACCAGACTGTTTGTTTAGACAGCTCACACTCAGTTCCAATGTTCACACATACCCCACTAGACATGCTACTAGTGGTAACTACACAATCCCACTaatcaaaacaacactgaaACAGCGCACAGTGCTATGTAGAGCTATGGTTGAATGGAACTACCTTCCAGATCAGATATCAAAAATCCAGAGCAAAGTCAGTTTTAAAAAACAAGTAAAGCAGCACCTTATGATTGATTGCACTAAATCCTAGTATGTAGCTTACAGtactactgattttttttttttaactcacatgtactttttcctttttgtcacTTCATCTCTTGTCGtggtttgtctgtgttgtgtgttggtggcttagttagtcattattttttctgtttttcttttatgtgttctttttatatatagtatatatatgttgtcttgttgatttcttgtttgttatagtgtgtggaccccaggaaaagtgttttcttttcctgtttttatatctgttgtgttgtatgttgaTTTCTTAATTGtatgttgattttttttgtctattatatgttgtgtgtggaccCCAGGAAGAGTAGCTGGTGCTTTTGCATCATCTAATGGGGatccaaataaaatcaaaaaaaaaaaaaatcaaatcaaaaaaaaatctaaatcccCCCCAATAcattcttttttgtgtgtgatagAAAGGATGAGATACATTCACGGCCACACATTCAACTGGCTTTGTCACATTGTATCATAAACAGCCCATAATCCCGTGAGGCAGTCACGCCTGCGGCCCACCTCGCCATGCGCCAGGCCAAGGATCCTGCTGAAAGGGTATGGCCATCAGCGGCGCAGGGGAGCTAGACAGCAGGCTTTGTGGTGTTTTCCATTCTCTGGTGCCTTGTCTACAGGGTCTTGTATTATTGATAAGATTCATGCATTTAAATGAGACGATGCTCctcaaattcacattcctaCACTGAAgctccccgcacacacacacacacacacacatacacacacacacacacacacacacacacacacacacacacacacacacacacacacacacaacccacaacaAGGCAACACAAggcaaaaaaattaaataaaaaaagtgtGGTATAGCAATTATACCAACCTTAAATCGAGTGCagataaggcgaaatagggtggCTGAGTACCCAACCAACCCCAGGTCAAAAATAGCTGGAATTGGGGGCAACCCACCCTCTGGCATTGTTGTGTAAATGTGATGGCTATCTGGATAGAGATGTTATGGTAATACCTTTAGGTGCTGCCGTCATGCCTGCAGTGTTCAGCTCCTCCTCGCTGGTGTTCAAGCTGTTCCCAAGAGATGGTTCACTGCCTGGGGAGAGCGTAGACCAGAGTTATACAACTCATTCAGAGTGTGAAGTTTGTCATTTTGATCTGTAATCTGTAGACACGTTTGGTTTGTGGTCAGAGTGCAGTTGATGAAGAGATGTTATTCTCCGTATTGCAATTTGATTTCTGCCTGGTATGGGGGGGACAACGACTCATATTGAGTGGTGTTAAGGTCACTGCAGCACATTTAGCTGAAATAAGCTTTTATGATATGACACACAAGTATTGCATTGTAGGCCCACTGTTCAATGTTAATGTAAGTGAGCTGTTAGATAAAGTGTGTATAGCCAGCAGATGAAAtgtcacacacaaagcaaaaagTAGCCAGCTTCATAGTCACTGATGACTAAACCAAAACACTGAGGCAGtcctcttgtttgtttgttttgttttgtttaatctGATTAAGGAATAATGTTATGAGGTCAGAGGTGACTCTGTATTCCACCACCTCAACAATAacttatataatataatataatataatataacatgAAAATAACTCACTGTAGTCGGAATCTTCTATGCCGCTGTCGCTCACACCATCATTAAGTCCGGTGCGTCGCTTTGCTTCATTGAGAAGGTGACCATAGGCGTATTTGGTACTTTGCGCCGGGACCCTCAGTTCTTCAGCAACATCGTTGAATTCTTGAAGCAAATCCCCCAATTCCATGTCCAAGTCTTCTAAGAAATAATCGCACAAAACAGTGAATACTAGAATATATGCAGCAAACCATAATATTGAAAATAGTTATCATGTGCTGTTGACATTATGGCTAATGGCAAATTCCTCACCTGTGAATGTTTGGCCCGACATCCTTGAATACTTGCTTGGCTTATAAAGGTCAAAAGTAGAGTGAACTGAGGAACTGCTTACTTGGACGTTCAACTCCCCAATTTATTCGGGCGCTCCGCCTGCGATGGAAGGCGCCTCAGTAACGTCCAATGAACGTTCAATGCAGCTTTTGTGGTTTCCCTTGCGCATTGGGGGGAGGGCGACCAAACTTTCCCTCGTAGCGAAATCGGAACATTCCACTAATATAGAAAGTGACGCAACTCTAACGGGGTCCTTATGGGTGAGAGCTGAGAGTGGAGTAAGGTGCCCTAGACACCATTCGGATCAGTGACACATTTCTGAAGTTTTCTACTCTGAACAGCTAACTAAGATTTAGCTATTCACAGTCAAGGAGAAACTAAAAAGATAACGTGCAATGCACATTTTGACTGAATTCTCTGATTCTATTTTCATCGTCACTGTCGGCTACTCCGCTACATGACAATTGTTGATATTCAGATAGCCTATAAATGGAAACCATTGCAGCATAAATGACAATCTGTTTAATGTGTTAGGCCGACGAGTCTCCTTACACCATAACAAAAAGTACGCAACGTGACCGCATGATGGCGACAGCTCTTCATTGAACTGGGTCGTGCTGTATCCTACGCTGTGGTGTTCTAGTTGACATGGGCAACAAAATAGGTTTAATTGCACATATTTCAAATGAATGCCTTCCGGTGTTTTTGTATGAAGTAATTGTAACACGCCGTTTCAAGATTACATTTCAGTGACAGCTGTCACCTGTGCTTCTAACACAACCACCTAAGAGTTAATGAAATGGAATAGGAATGTGAAACCTCTTTTTTGATTGGTCACTGTAGGTTATAGCGTGGCCAAACCTCTATTTGTACAGTGTACGCCACGCACCTGAATTGAAGAGGGCGGGGACCCTTCAAAGGTAGGCTCCGTGTCTTGTGCGAGCACATTGTCGCTCCTCACCTGTTAGCATGTTTTAAAGTAGCCGGCTGGGCCATGGGATTTGCGATAACATGAATACCGCTGTCTTACTACAGGTAAGACTCAAATATCAGTTAAGGAATGTCTTTCATTCAGTCATGTGTAACACGTGGTAGTATAAAGTCATAGGCTACAAGCATGTTAACAGTGAACATTAAAGTTTGACAGTAATGTTTTAGACTATTAGTTAGTTTAgttgaaatgtaggctaatgatATTAACCTTGGCTACACTTTGTAGGCCTGTATAGGCCATGACTTGATACAAGTGAAGGCTGCAGTCTGGTCCATTCAGTGATAAATGAAGTCTACGTCCTTCAGTGTTTAGGTGTGGCATTGCAATAGATTGAATGAACCTCAATAAGATCATGAAATCAATTCCCTGTTTCAGtgcttgtttttctctttctttgtagAAAGTGCTTTTTGTGGTTATTTTAAAGCAAACAATGTGCCGTACACTGACTTTCCACGTGGAAGAGGAACAGCAGGAAGGTGTCTACGTTGGCACTATCAGCAGAGATTATCTGGGCCCATACCGGCTGCTTGATGGGGACTTCTTAAGTCTACATGAAAACACCGGCGACCTGTATACTACCAAGCAGAtcatagatagagagagcgtgtgCCCTATTCCGCAACACGGTGATTGCACCAGAACCTGCCATGCTGTTGTTGGTCTACAGGAAGAAGTCATAAAGATCATACtgaatgtggaagacatcaATGACAATGCCCCATATTTCCCTGAGCATGTCATGCGCTTGACTGTGACAGAGGATGTAAGTGTTGGGACAAGTTTTGTCTTGGATGGTGAAGCTCGGGATGCGGACTTTGGCAGCAATGGTGAGATAAGCTACCATTTGCAGGATAGTAAATTCTTCtctgtgagagaggagggaccCTCCCTGGTGCTTGTTCTGCAAAAGGAGTTGGATCATGAAATTCAGGATAACCATCAAATGACCGTTATTGCTGCTGACCATGGTCTGATACCACTCAGCAGCAGTGCCACAGTGATCATTACTGTGTCTGATGTCAATGATAATTGCCCAGAGTTTGATCCAGACAGCCCCCATTCAGTGAGCATCAATGGAAACACACCCAAGGGCTCATTCATTGCCCAGGTGAAAGCCACAGACAGAGATGCGGGCGACAATGCCgccatagcctactcgtttagCAGGAAGAACTCAGAGAAGGCAATGGCCTTGTTCCATCTGGACACACGCAGTGGACTGATCACCTTAGCTGATGACGTTCAGGCTGACAGTCCGCAGGAGTTTGTGCTGAAAGTCTTCGCCAGCGGCCCCCTCTGCTCCCCCGTCGCCTCCGAGGTAACCATATCTGTGCAGCCAATGACAGGGGCCCAGCCGGTGATCGAGATCAGGTTCATAGCGGAGCATGAAAACCAAACTATACTGTTACAGGAGAACGCGCCGCCATCTCCCCTGGCGCTTTTAGAGCTGCGGGACTGTACCAGCGGCTGCGCCCTCTCCATTGAGGAAGACGTGCCATTTTCCCTAAAACCACAAACGCAAAATGGTCACTATCGCCTTTCAACATCAAAGCCACTTGACTTTGAAATACATTCTGAATACCATATTACCATTGTCATCGCAAACTCCCAGGGCAAACTTCTGACACATAAGAAGGTGATCAAAGTGCTGGTGGTTGATGTGAATGATAATGCCCCGCAGTTCAGTCAGGCACACTATCAGATACATGTGGAGGAGAACAATAAGCCAGGGGCCAGCATTCTGCAGGTCAGGGCATTTGATCCAGACAGTCAGCACAACGGAATGCTATTTTACAGACTGAGCGAGAGCACGTCCCCGATCTTTCACGTGGACCGCGTGACGGGCGAGCTGACGGTGTCGGTCTCTCTCGATCGAGAGCAGCGGGAGGTTTACTCGGTGACCGTGCTGGCCCGAGACAACGGCACCCCACCGCTGGAAACCTCAGCGTCTGTGTCTGTTCACGTGTTGGACCAGAATGACAATGTGCCCGCGTTCCTCACACCgcattttattttctttgtgcTGGAGAGCATCCCCCGTTTGTCGCCTGTGGGAAAAATTGGGGTGACAGACATAGACCAAGGTGCCAATGGGCACATAGAGGTGCGTGTGTTTAACAGCACTGGCCCGTTCGTCATGGACAATGTCCAGGGAATGCTGCGCTGCACGACACAGCTGGACCGTGAGGAGCGGGACCATTACGAACTCTTCCTGGAGGCGCTAGACGGGGGCAGCCCTGCGCTGTCTGCCACCGCCCGGGTCACCATTTACGTGGAAGACG encodes:
- the pcdh20 gene encoding protocadherin-20, translated to MNTAVLLQKVLFVVILKQTMCRTLTFHVEEEQQEGVYVGTISRDYLGPYRLLDGDFLSLHENTGDLYTTKQIIDRESVCPIPQHGDCTRTCHAVVGLQEEVIKIILNVEDINDNAPYFPEHVMRLTVTEDVSVGTSFVLDGEARDADFGSNGEISYHLQDSKFFSVREEGPSLVLVLQKELDHEIQDNHQMTVIAADHGLIPLSSSATVIITVSDVNDNCPEFDPDSPHSVSINGNTPKGSFIAQVKATDRDAGDNAAIAYSFSRKNSEKAMALFHLDTRSGLITLADDVQADSPQEFVLKVFASGPLCSPVASEVTISVQPMTGAQPVIEIRFIAEHENQTILLQENAPPSPLALLELRDCTSGCALSIEEDVPFSLKPQTQNGHYRLSTSKPLDFEIHSEYHITIVIANSQGKLLTHKKVIKVLVVDVNDNAPQFSQAHYQIHVEENNKPGASILQVRAFDPDSQHNGMLFYRLSESTSPIFHVDRVTGELTVSVSLDREQREVYSVTVLARDNGTPPLETSASVSVHVLDQNDNVPAFLTPHFIFFVLESIPRLSPVGKIGVTDIDQGANGHIEVRVFNSTGPFVMDNVQGMLRCTTQLDREERDHYELFLEALDGGSPALSATARVTIYVEDVNDNWPQVIVPPSNLTCLTVRPSTPAGSAVTRIHAVDKDSGINSDITYHLVGSEPAQNCPFQIDPHSGNISLTQHLMGQDYGMHHLFIVVSDGGKPTPLQTPVWVNLLVNETLAQCHLNSVPKSLPRTLPRPTVPNQCETSEQNGQNPKLILLIGLGMVVLSLCLLSIAVGLFVKQRNMRHHVKAREMIPLRDKHCSDHWEKD
- the si:dkey-27i16.2 gene encoding regulator of cell cycle RGCC-like isoform X1; translated protein: MSGQTFTEDLDMELGDLLQEFNDVAEELRVPAQSTKYAYGHLLNEAKRRTGLNDGVSDSGIEDSDYSSEPSLGNSLNTSEEELNTAGMTAAPKAKLGDTGDLQSFIDNLDRELAEM
- the si:dkey-27i16.2 gene encoding regulator of cell cycle RGCC-like isoform X2, with protein sequence MSGQTFTDLDMELGDLLQEFNDVAEELRVPAQSTKYAYGHLLNEAKRRTGLNDGVSDSGIEDSDYSSEPSLGNSLNTSEEELNTAGMTAAPKAKLGDTGDLQSFIDNLDRELAEM